The genomic interval CGGAATGCTATACGCTTTGGATAAATACGGAACGATGAGTGTTGAGGAACTGATTTTACCCTCGTATAAGTTGGCGAAAGAAGGGATAATCGTGACCTCCGGAATGTCGGAAACGATTTCGCAGAGATTGGATATATTTCGAAAATATCCGGCAACCTCGTCCATATTCCTGAAAGATTTGCTTCCATATAAGGTAGGAGACAGACTGATTCAGGCAGACCTATCAGAAACGCTAATGAGGATCATGGAAGAGGGAGCGAAAGGATTTTATGAAGGAAAGACCGCCGAGTTATTCGTATCTACAATGAATAATTATGGCGGGCTGATAACAATCTCCGACCTGCGTGCGTATAGACCGGTTGAGCGTGTTCCCGTAATCGGCAACTACCGGGGGTACGAGATCATAGGAATGCAGCCTCCGAGTTCCGGCGGCATAGTTTTGACAGAGATGCTGAACATACTCGAAAATTTTGATATATCCGGAATGGAAAGAGGCTCTTATTCGTTCAATAAAACGTTTACAGAAGCGGCTAAACATGCATACGCCGACAGAGCGGCGTATCTCGGTGATATGGATTTCTATCATGTCCCTGTAAACGCATTAACAGCGAAGGAATACGCGCAGCCGAAGGCGGACACCATTAAAACAGGAAAAATAATCCCAAGTAAGAATTTAAAGTACTGGAATGAAACCCGGCTTGATTCCGTGGAGAATGTGCTTTTAAATGAGAGCACCGAGACCACACACTATTCGGTTATCGATAAGTGGGGCAACGCCGTATCTGTATCAACGACCATAAATGCCTATTACGGCTCTAAGATTGTGGTTGACGGCGCGGGTTTCTTTCTGAACAATGAAATGGACGACTTTGCTGCCAAACCCGGAGTTCCGAATATGTATGGTCTGGTACAAGGGGAAGCGAACATAGTCGAGCCCGGAAAGAGAATGTTGAGTTCGATGACTCCTACTATTGTGGAAAAGAACGGAAAGGTAGTGCTTATAACCGGCTCACCTGGCGGGAGCAGAATAATCACCACAGTAGCTCAGGTACTCATAAACTATATAGATTTTAAGATGGAACCGGTCGAAGCGGTGAAGAGACCGAGAATTCACCATCAGTGGCTGCCTGATTCACTATACTACGAACCGGATGCGCTTGATAGTGAAATGAAACTGAAATTGGAATCATCAGGGTACGATTTAAAAGAAAAGGATATAATTGGTATCGCACAAACCATCGGGTGGGATCGCTCCACTGGAAGGTTGGTACCGGCGCCGGATATGCGTAGAAACGGATATGGGGGTACAGTAGAGCAATGAATAAAAGGATGAAAGTAACGGAGGAAATTCAATAATGAAGTTGTACGGATGGGCGGGACTCTTGATAATTCTATTTGCGGAGATAGGTCTGATAATCGAAAATAAATTTGTATTGAGTTATATGACCCCTATAGCATGGACAGGTTATATAATGTTCATGGACGCTTTGATTTTCCGATTAACCGGTTCTTCATATCTAATGAACAGAAGACTGGAATTCGTATGGATGCTCCCCTGGTCGGTACTATGCTGGCTGCTCTTTGAGGCTTACGATCTTTATATGAACAATTGGCATTACGTCGGTATTCCGGAGAGTTTACCTATTTACTGGTTATCATCAGCGTGGGCATTCGCTACTATATTCCCGGGTATTCTGCTTACATATGAGTTCATAAAGCATTTAAAACTGTTCGATAATATACGTATCAAACCCTGGAAATTAGGGCAGGGTATGATGAGGGGGTATGTTGTTACAGGATTTTTTTTAGTGTTTTTGCCGTTCGCATTCAATAGCAACGTAGCCGCATATTTTTATGCGTTTGTCTGGTCCGGATACGTTTTTTTGTTGGAACCGATAAATGAACGGCTTGGAGGAAAATCAATTCTACCCGACATGAGGGCGGGCAAGCCGGCAAAACTGCTGAACCTTTTTACCGCAGGTATAATTTGCGGATTTCTCTGGGAGTTCTGGAATTACTGGGCTCACACGAAATGGATATACACAGTACCCGGTTTTCTTGGAGCGGGTCCAAAGTATTTCGAGATGCCGATAATCGGCTTTTTGGGATTTCTGCCGTTCGCCGCAGAAGTGTACGCAATGCAAAACTTTTTGATGGCTGTATTGAAAAAATATTTCCGCATAGGTGAGACAAACGGCGTTCCGGTGTCCGCATAACTGAATACGAAATGTACAAAGTTGGATTCATAAAAATTGACGGGTGAGCATTGCAGAGTGGTGAAGGTATAACAGACGTACCCGGAGTCAAAGTCGGCAGCGCCGAAGACACCGAAGCCAAGACCGGATGCACGGTCGCTATATTCGAATATGGCGCCGTTGCGGGCGTAGACGTGAGGGGTTCAGCACCCGGAACTCGTGAGATCGAATCTATCAAGCCGGTTCGAAACGTAGAGAAGATACACGCAATCTTACTTACGGGAGGGAGCGCATTCGGATTGGATGCCGCGGGCGGAGTGCAAAAGTTTCTTGAGGAGAAGGGTATCGGATATGACGTACAAGTTGCGCGGATTCCTATAGTGCCAGCGGCGGTGATATTCGATTTAAGGGTTGGCTCCGCATCAGTTCGTCCTGATTTTGAAATGGGGTACCGGGCAGCTGCTGATGCTTCGGGTGAAAATCCGGAGATAGGACTGCACGGCGTAGGTATCGGAGCATCTGCGGGCGGTATTTCGGGAGAGAAAAGAGGCAGAGGTGGATTCGGAACGACATCGTTCAAGATAAACGATAATGTCGTAGTGGGAGTGATGACTGTAGCAAATCCTCTTGGTAACGTGATAGACCCTTATAGAAATAAAACGATAGTCGGAAGCATTAACAGGGACGATTGGGTAATGCCGAAGTCCGGTGAGCCATGGATAGAAAACACCGTCCTTGCCGTAGTAGCGACAAATTGTAAGATGACAAAGGAGCAGGCGACAAAAGTTGCTCAAATGGCGCAGGACGGCGTTTCAAGGACTATAATTCCGGCTCACACTATGTATGACGGTGACATTGTTTTTGCCGTCTCTACCGGAAATGAGGAATGCGATATAAACGTTGTCGGGGACGTAGCGGCAGAAGCGGTGGCAAAAAGCATCATCATTGGCGTTTCGGCGGCGAATGGATTAGAACTTGACTCTGTCAACCGAGAAACAATAGTTTAACTACATGCGTATAAGACTACAGATGATAAAACAAGAAACTATGGATAAAATCGTTCAGAACGCCAAATCGATAGGCGGAATTATTTTAACGGCTTTGATAATCAAAGCTACTATCGTGGAGGCGTATCAGATCCCGACCGGTTCTATGGAGGATACGATATTAGTCGGTGATTTTATTCTCGGGAACAAATTCATATTCGGTGTTCGAATTCCGGGCACCGATTGGCGTCTTCCTTCCTTCAGGCATCCCAAGCAGGGAGACATTATAATTTTTAAATACCCCCGCGATCCGAGTCAGAATTATATTAAGCGCGCGATCGCCGTCGGAGGTCAAACCCTCACCATACGTAATAAAAAGGTGTATGTTGACAACAAGTTCGTAGAACTCCCTGATAATGGCAAATACAGCGATCCGAATATTCGCAGTAGGAAGATGCAGGAAGGTCTCATTTATCCGAAGGGCGCCGGAAACAGAGATAATTACGGGCCGATAGAAATACCCGAGGGTTATATTTTCGTTATGGGTGACAACAGAGATGAGAGTTACGACAGCCGATATTGGGGTTTGGTTCCCGAGCGAAACATACTTGGAGAAGGTCTGATTATCTACTGGTCCTGGGACAAAACTATTCCATTGTACAACATATTCGAAAAAGTTCGTTGGTCAAGAATCGGCACAATACTAAGTTAGCATCGTCCGCCGGTATATATCTTCACGTTCCTTTTTGCATATTTAAATGCCCTTACTGTGATTTTTATTCCATCGAGAGCGGGATAGATGAAGAATCTTCAAGAAAGAGTTTTGTAGATTCGCTGCTCTCTGAAATAAAGGTAAATCCACCAACAAATCTCGATATCGGCACTGTCTATTTTGGGGGCGGCACCCCGAGTATGCTTTCCGGAGATCAAATTAAGGAAATATTGGACTCGCTGAAGAAGCATTTCAGAATTCTCGGAGAAGCTGAGATAACTCTCGAAGCCAACCCCGATGAGATTAAAAAGGATAAACTCCACGCATATAAAGAGGCGGGAGTCAATAGGCTCAGTATCGGAGCGCAATCGTTTCAGCCGGAAGAGCTGAAGACGCTCGGAAGAATCCATTCGCCGGAAGATATTGTTGCGGCTGTTGAAGCAGCCCGGGAGTCGGGATTCGAAAATTTTAATCTGGACCTTATTTACGGTATACCGGGACAGAGCGTCGATTCTGTGCGCGAAAACGTCAAAAAGGTGATCAGATTGAAGCCGAAACACATCTCTGTTTATTCACTCACTTATGAAGAGGGCACACCTTTTTATGGTATGAAAGAGAGAGGAGAGATTACACCTGTGGACGAAAAGTTAGAGGCGGAAATGAGCGCTGCTATAATAGAGTTTCTTGAAAATGCCGATTATAAACGATATGAGATCTCAAGTTATTCCCTTCCCGGATACAAATCCATGCATAATTCCTCATATTGGAACGGAGCAACATATTATGGTTTCGGTCCCTCAGCGCATTCGTTCGACGGCAAAGTCAGATGGTGGAATCTGCCCGATGTTGATTCGTATATAAAGAAGATAAATAACGGTGAGAGTCCGATAGCGGGAAGGGAGGAACTAAGCCGGGAGCAATTGATATTTGAACGGATTTTTCTAAAATTAAGAACGACAGAGGGATTACATCTTCCGTCCTTTGAAAGAGAGTTCGATATTGTCTTCGAAAACCGATATGAAACTCAACTGAAAAAAGTAGATGAACTGAATGAACCCGGTCAGGAACCGATATTATTAATAGAAAACGATTTTCTCTTTTTATCCGACTACGGAATGAAATACAGTGAAGAGATATCCGCGTTATTTGCGCCTCAGTAAACCCCGATTTCACTTGACATTCGTGGCTAAAAAGGACGTTATTGAAACTAATTGAAAGTACCTGTTAACAAATTGATACGTCGAATCCAGCTATTCGTAATTATATGCTTCTTTGTCGCTGCCACTGTGGAAGCGAAAGCCGGAACCGACTCAACATCGCACCCGATCTTTCATCTAATAACCGTAGAGGGAGTTATAAATCCCGTGACTGCGGAGTACATAATCAAAGGGATCGACCGGGCAGAAGAATTAAATGCCGACGGACTGATAATAGAACTCGACACTCCCGGCGGCTTGATGGAATCGATGAGACAGATAGTGAAAGCAGTGCTGGAGTCCGATGTGCCCGTGATAGTGTATGTAGCGCCGTCCGGCTCAAGAGCCGGATCCGCAGGAGTTTTCATCACCTTAGCGGCTCACATAGCAGTAATGGACAACGGGACCAATATAGGTGCAGCACACCCGGTGGGCTTGGGAGGGGCCTCTCCCGATTCGGGAAGCGTAATGTGGGATAAGGTTACGAATGATGCGGTAGCGCAGATTCGATCTATAGCCGATAAACAAGGCAAAAATGCGGATTGGGCAGAATTAGCCGTTATCGAGAGCGCATCTATCACTGAGATAAAGGCTTTAGAGCTAAATGTGATAGACTATATTTCTCCGAATATCGACAGCCTTTTGGTATCCATAAACGGTGACACTATAAAATTAGAACATAAAGAGATCGTTTTAAATACGGTAAATGCCAAGATCGTTCACTATGAAATGGGATTCAGGCACAAATTTTTGTTGACAATTTCAAATCCGAATATAGCCTATATTTTCATGATGCTCGGGGTATACGGATTGTTTTTCGAAATATCAAATCCCGGTGCGTTGGTTCCCGGTATCCTCGGGGGAATATTCCTGATTCTCGCTTTCTTCAGCTTCCAGACTCTCCCGATCAATTGGGCAGGCATGGCTTTGATACTCTTTGCTTTAATACTTTTTATTCTTGAAATTAAGGTGATAAGTTATGGAGGTCTGACAATCGGTGGAATTGTAGCTATGACGCTCGGCTCGATAATGTTAATAGATTCGCCATTACCCATTTACCAGATAAGTCTTTCGGTCATTATTCCGTCTGTATTATTGACAGCATCATTTTTCATTACTGCGATGTATCTTTATTACAAGGCTCAAAAACGAAAAATTGCAACCGGGGCTGAAGGTCTTATCGGTGAAATAGGCGTGGCGAAAACGGATATAGGCAAAAGCGGTGAGATCAGGGTTCACGGAGAAATCTGGTCCGCATTCAGCGATGAAAATATTTCCAGCGGTGAGAGCGTTGAAGTTGCTTCAATTACCGGGTTAAAAATTAAAGTCAAAAAAGTCGAAAATAACTAAGGGGTAAATTATGGCACAGATAATACTCATTATAATAGTTGTCCTGTTTTTCTTAAGCACAGCTCTAAAAGTTGTGAGGGAATATGACAGAGGCGTGATATTTAGATTGGGCAGACTCATCGGTTCGAAAGGTCCAGGGTTGATATTCCTCATCCCAATTATCGATAAGATGGTGAAAGTAAGTTTACGAGTCGTGACCATGGATATCCCGACGCAGGATATAATCACAAAAGATAACGTTTCCGTTAAGGTTAACGCCGTTTTGTATTTTAGGGTTATTAACCCTGAAAAAGCTATCGTGGAAGTGGAGGATTATCTTTTTGCCACCGGTCAGTTGGCACAAACGACCTTAAGGAGCATATTAGGGCAGGTCGAGCTCGATGAGCTACTATCGAATCGTGAAGAGATAAACGAAAAACTGCAAAAAATCGTTGATGATCAGACAGACCCCTGGGGGGTTAAGGTAAGTCTGGTAGAGCTCAAACATGTGGAGCTTACGAAGGAGATGCAAAGAGCAATGGCAAAGCAAGCGGAAGCCGAGAGAGAAAGACGCGCGAAAATAATCCACGCCGAAGGAGAATTTCAGGCATCAGATAAATTAGCAAAGGCAGCTCATATTATCGGTAAGGAACCGGCAGCGATTCAACTTCGATTTCTTCAGACGTTGACGGAGGTTGCGGCGGAGAATAACTCTACTGTCGTATTCCCTCTCCCGATAGAATTCCTGAAGGCATTCGCAAAAACTGCGGATTCCACATCAGGATAAATATGGGTATTAGTAATCCACAATACATTAAGCTCGTTGATGATTACGCATCTTGAATACATGAACTGCAAGTGTCATAAAAGAACGAATATGAATTGAAGGAGTAGATGGTTGATGAGGTTTAAGGCAATAATGATGGCAGGAATTACGGCACTTACGATGGCGGCATGTTCCTCGAATGAATCCGGAAGTAAAGTGGAGGCTAAATCTTTATCAATTGATGAGGCTGAATTAAGGCCTATGCCGCATTTTGAATTAGAGTACCTCGATGGAACTCATTTTGATTCGAATTCGCTGAAAGGAAAGGTGCTGTTCGTTGATTTCTGGGCAACCTGGTGCGGTCCGTGCCTGCACGAGATACCTGACATGATCGAGATGCGAAGAAAATACAAAGAGTACGGTTTTGAGGTAGTAGGCGTTACAGTACAGTCGGGCGATGCTGACGATATAATGCCTACTGTTGAACGGCTCGGGATGGATTATCATGTCCTGATCGGTAATGAAAAAGTTATGGAATCATTCGGGGGTATCTGGGGTTTTCCCACGAATTTCATTATAACGAAAAAAGGGAATATCTATAAAAAGTTTCTCGGGATATATCCTGATAAAGCGGCTGTTGTAGAAAAGGATATCAGGTTTCTTCTCGGCTTGGATAATATGCCGTCTGAATCGGAAAGCTTATAATTTTCTTAACAAGTGAAACAATTGGGCAGCGCTGTCGTATAACAAATAGAAACGATAATGATATGGAACTGAAATGAACATAGCGATAATGATAACGGTGATAACGCTTTTGACTATCACAGTGATTGATAGGCTTAAAAGGAAGAGATCGTTAGTCAGAAACATGATTTACGAAGACGCAAGGGGCAGGAACAGATAACGAAAGACTTCACCTAATACCCACAGAACAAACCTACCGAAAATAAAGGCGGTGGCTGTAAAAGGTCACCGCCCTTTAATTTATCTTATATTGTAACTTCATTCTTCTTTCCTTAAATTCGCATCGGTTTAAAATTAATACCGGCGAGAGATGGAATTTAAAGACCTAATGCAGATAGTTAACGGCTTCCAGGCTTCAAGAATACTCAATTCCGCCGTAGAGCTCGGATTGTTCGAGGCGATTAAGAGTAATGCGATTGAGGCTGCTGAACTGTCAGAGCTTTGCGGTACAGATGTAGATACGACCGAGATTCTTCTGAATGCGCTGGTCAGCATGGAGCTGCTCACGAAAGAAGAAAAAAGGTACTCAAACAATGAATCTTCAAAACGATTTTTGCTGAAAGGATCAGAATCTTACATCGGCGATATAATCCAATTTACGGGTGACCACTGGAAGAGGTGGGAGAAACTAACTTCTATGATTCGAGAGGGAACCCCGCAAGAGAAACCGTATATGGAAAAACGGCATGAATCCGGATGGGAGCATTTTATACAGGGAATGCATAATTTCGCACTTTCAAGGGGCGATGCAGCGATAACGGCTGAAGTTATCGATTTATCAAAAGCAACAAGACTACTCGACGTAGCGTGCGGACCGGGAACTTACTCCTATGAATTGTGCAAAAAATATCCTGACATCAAAGCGTTTCTTTTCGATCTCCCTGAAACTATTGCCATTGCGAAAAAAATCTCGATGGAGTACTCTTTAGGTGAAAGATTAGAATTTGTCGAGGGCGATTACAAAACCGATAACTTCCCGGAATCAATTGATTGTGCGCTCCTATTCAATATTATTCATCAGGAAACGTCAGAAGAAAACATAAAACTAATTGAAAAGATATATAAGAGCCTGAACAAAGATGGAGTTCTTTTGATAAAAGATCATATCTTAAATGAGGAGAAAACGGCTCCGTATGACGGTTCTATCTTTTCTGTGCAAATGCAATTGATGACGGGTGGAAGATGCTACAGCGGGAACGAGATGAAGTCATGGCTGTCAGACGTCGGGTTCAGGGATATTGATATTAAAGATCCTGTACCCCCTATGACGTCAGCCTTTGTTACAGGTATAAAGTAAAGCAAGAATCAGTATTGCTGATAAGGAATCATAATGGAATACACCAATTTAGGTAGAAGCGGATTGAAAGTATCCCGGTTATGTCTCGGGACTATGAACTTCGGTCCGTTCACCGATGAAGACAAATCTCACGATATAATGGATAAAGCGATTGAGATTGGAATAAATTTTTTTGATACTGCAAACGTGTACGGTTGGAAAATGGGAGATGGAATTACCGAAAAAATAATCGGCAGCTGGTTCGCTAATGAAAGTTCGAGAAGGGAAAAGGTCGTACTCGCGACCAAAGTCTATGGGAAAATGGGAGAGGAGCCAAATGACAGAGGATTATCCAAACATCACATCATCAGGGCGTGTGAAGATAGCCTCGAACGCCTGAAGACTGACAGGATAGACCTCTACCAGATGCATCACGTGGAAAGAACAACCCCGTACGAAGAGATATGGGAAGCAATGGAGCAGTTAGTCCGGGATGGGAAGGTTTTGTACATCGGCAGCAGCAATTTTGCAGGGTGGGATATCGCAAAAGCGCAGGCAGCGGCGAACAGCAGAAATTTTCTGGGATTGGTATCCGAACAACATAAATATACTCTCAGCTGTCGACTACCTGAACTTGAAGTGCTACCGTCATGCAGAGACCATGGGATAGGCATTATACCCTGGAGTCCCTTAGACGGCGGCATCTTGAGCGGGTCAGCGTTCAAGGCAAAAGGAAAAGTAAGAACGGCGGATAAATTTGCACGGGAAAAGGTCGATGAATTCAAAACGAATATTGAAGATTATTACAAATTTTGCGCGGAGATAGATGAATCACCCGCTCACGTTACAATCGCATGGCTCCTGCATAACGATGCAGTTACAGCTCCGATTATCGGGCCGAG from Candidatus Neomarinimicrobiota bacterium carries:
- the ggt gene encoding gamma-glutamyltransferase, coding for MIYKRLLIIFVLTIPACNPNIPVDDRSEFHSAGIVVSADSLATDVGLKILKKGGNAVDAAVAVGFTLAVTYPRAGNLGGGGFMVLRLSDGTKTTIDFREKAPEKATRDMFLDSAGNHIPELSEEGGLAAGVPGSVAGMLYALDKYGTMSVEELILPSYKLAKEGIIVTSGMSETISQRLDIFRKYPATSSIFLKDLLPYKVGDRLIQADLSETLMRIMEEGAKGFYEGKTAELFVSTMNNYGGLITISDLRAYRPVERVPVIGNYRGYEIIGMQPPSSGGIVLTEMLNILENFDISGMERGSYSFNKTFTEAAKHAYADRAAYLGDMDFYHVPVNALTAKEYAQPKADTIKTGKIIPSKNLKYWNETRLDSVENVLLNESTETTHYSVIDKWGNAVSVSTTINAYYGSKIVVDGAGFFLNNEMDDFAAKPGVPNMYGLVQGEANIVEPGKRMLSSMTPTIVEKNGKVVLITGSPGGSRIITTVAQVLINYIDFKMEPVEAVKRPRIHHQWLPDSLYYEPDALDSEMKLKLESSGYDLKEKDIIGIAQTIGWDRSTGRLVPAPDMRRNGYGGTVEQ
- a CDS encoding P1 family peptidase, which gives rise to MQSGEGITDVPGVKVGSAEDTEAKTGCTVAIFEYGAVAGVDVRGSAPGTREIESIKPVRNVEKIHAILLTGGSAFGLDAAGGVQKFLEEKGIGYDVQVARIPIVPAAVIFDLRVGSASVRPDFEMGYRAAADASGENPEIGLHGVGIGASAGGISGEKRGRGGFGTTSFKINDNVVVGVMTVANPLGNVIDPYRNKTIVGSINRDDWVMPKSGEPWIENTVLAVVATNCKMTKEQATKVAQMAQDGVSRTIIPAHTMYDGDIVFAVSTGNEECDINVVGDVAAEAVAKSIIIGVSAANGLELDSVNRETIV
- the lepB gene encoding signal peptidase I produces the protein MDKIVQNAKSIGGIILTALIIKATIVEAYQIPTGSMEDTILVGDFILGNKFIFGVRIPGTDWRLPSFRHPKQGDIIIFKYPRDPSQNYIKRAIAVGGQTLTIRNKKVYVDNKFVELPDNGKYSDPNIRSRKMQEGLIYPKGAGNRDNYGPIEIPEGYIFVMGDNRDESYDSRYWGLVPERNILGEGLIIYWSWDKTIPLYNIFEKVRWSRIGTILS
- the hemW gene encoding radical SAM family heme chaperone HemW, whose translation is MVKNRHNTKLASSAGIYLHVPFCIFKCPYCDFYSIESGIDEESSRKSFVDSLLSEIKVNPPTNLDIGTVYFGGGTPSMLSGDQIKEILDSLKKHFRILGEAEITLEANPDEIKKDKLHAYKEAGVNRLSIGAQSFQPEELKTLGRIHSPEDIVAAVEAARESGFENFNLDLIYGIPGQSVDSVRENVKKVIRLKPKHISVYSLTYEEGTPFYGMKERGEITPVDEKLEAEMSAAIIEFLENADYKRYEISSYSLPGYKSMHNSSYWNGATYYGFGPSAHSFDGKVRWWNLPDVDSYIKKINNGESPIAGREELSREQLIFERIFLKLRTTEGLHLPSFEREFDIVFENRYETQLKKVDELNEPGQEPILLIENDFLFLSDYGMKYSEEISALFAPQ
- a CDS encoding nodulation protein NfeD is translated as MQLFVIICFFVAATVEAKAGTDSTSHPIFHLITVEGVINPVTAEYIIKGIDRAEELNADGLIIELDTPGGLMESMRQIVKAVLESDVPVIVYVAPSGSRAGSAGVFITLAAHIAVMDNGTNIGAAHPVGLGGASPDSGSVMWDKVTNDAVAQIRSIADKQGKNADWAELAVIESASITEIKALELNVIDYISPNIDSLLVSINGDTIKLEHKEIVLNTVNAKIVHYEMGFRHKFLLTISNPNIAYIFMMLGVYGLFFEISNPGALVPGILGGIFLILAFFSFQTLPINWAGMALILFALILFILEIKVISYGGLTIGGIVAMTLGSIMLIDSPLPIYQISLSVIIPSVLLTASFFITAMYLYYKAQKRKIATGAEGLIGEIGVAKTDIGKSGEIRVHGEIWSAFSDENISSGESVEVASITGLKIKVKKVENN
- a CDS encoding slipin family protein, whose product is MAQIILIIIVVLFFLSTALKVVREYDRGVIFRLGRLIGSKGPGLIFLIPIIDKMVKVSLRVVTMDIPTQDIITKDNVSVKVNAVLYFRVINPEKAIVEVEDYLFATGQLAQTTLRSILGQVELDELLSNREEINEKLQKIVDDQTDPWGVKVSLVELKHVELTKEMQRAMAKQAEAERERRAKIIHAEGEFQASDKLAKAAHIIGKEPAAIQLRFLQTLTEVAAENNSTVVFPLPIEFLKAFAKTADSTSG
- a CDS encoding TlpA family protein disulfide reductase, with product MMRFKAIMMAGITALTMAACSSNESGSKVEAKSLSIDEAELRPMPHFELEYLDGTHFDSNSLKGKVLFVDFWATWCGPCLHEIPDMIEMRRKYKEYGFEVVGVTVQSGDADDIMPTVERLGMDYHVLIGNEKVMESFGGIWGFPTNFIITKKGNIYKKFLGIYPDKAAVVEKDIRFLLGLDNMPSESESL
- a CDS encoding methyltransferase domain-containing protein; this encodes MEFKDLMQIVNGFQASRILNSAVELGLFEAIKSNAIEAAELSELCGTDVDTTEILLNALVSMELLTKEEKRYSNNESSKRFLLKGSESYIGDIIQFTGDHWKRWEKLTSMIREGTPQEKPYMEKRHESGWEHFIQGMHNFALSRGDAAITAEVIDLSKATRLLDVACGPGTYSYELCKKYPDIKAFLFDLPETIAIAKKISMEYSLGERLEFVEGDYKTDNFPESIDCALLFNIIHQETSEENIKLIEKIYKSLNKDGVLLIKDHILNEEKTAPYDGSIFSVQMQLMTGGRCYSGNEMKSWLSDVGFRDIDIKDPVPPMTSAFVTGIK
- a CDS encoding aldo/keto reductase, whose product is MEYTNLGRSGLKVSRLCLGTMNFGPFTDEDKSHDIMDKAIEIGINFFDTANVYGWKMGDGITEKIIGSWFANESSRREKVVLATKVYGKMGEEPNDRGLSKHHIIRACEDSLERLKTDRIDLYQMHHVERTTPYEEIWEAMEQLVRDGKVLYIGSSNFAGWDIAKAQAAANSRNFLGLVSEQHKYTLSCRLPELEVLPSCRDHGIGIIPWSPLDGGILSGSAFKAKGKVRTADKFAREKVDEFKTNIEDYYKFCAEIDESPAHVTIAWLLHNDAVTAPIIGPRNEEQLTGIIRALEIKLDDESLRKIDEIWPGPGGAAPEAYAW